Part of the Tolypothrix sp. PCC 7910 genome, TGATGCTAGTGGAATTTTGCAAACGAACAGCAGCTTGGTTTCCAAGAGAACCAGAAAAAGCAACATTGCGAGATCCCCGTTGTATTAGTTCTTTCCATTAAGGAGCAAATTTATGTCAGTTCTCAAAACTCATGTGGCTTTGAATGTTACCAATATTGAAAAGTCAATAGAATTTTATCGAGCGATGTTTGGCGTAGAACCTGTGAAATATAAAGCTGACTACGCTAAATTCGATATTCCCAACCCAGCCTTAAACCTAACATTGAACCTAACTGATAGTGTGCAATCAGGCGGTGCATTATCTCATTTAGGTGTGCAGGTAGAAAGTACACAAGCAGTAGAAGCTGCAATCCAACGATTTACAGAAGCTGGACTAGCATTATTTACCGAAGAGAATACTAACTGCTGCTATGCTTTGCAAGACAAGGTATGGGTAACCGATCCCGATGGTAATCGCTGGGAAGTCTTTGTAGTGAAGGTAGCAGATACAGCACCAGAGGAGAATATTAAAGCTAATGCTAACTCTTCAGAAATAGCACCAGGTTTGAAAAAGCCTTGTTGTGCTTAAAGCAGCGATCGCTATGCATAGATATAAAGTTTAGAGCAGCAAAAATTGCTGCTCTACCTTTTGTTAACAAAGAATAAGCAAAAATATCATGAAACGCGTAATGTTTGTTTGCAAAAAGAATTCTCGCCGTTCCCAAATGGCAGAGGGTTTTGCACGCACTTTCGGAGAAGGAAAAATTCTTGTCTCTAGTTCAGGTTTAGCCGCCAGTGAGGTAGATCTCGTAACTATAGAAGTGATGTCAGAAATTGGAATTGATATCAGCCATCAAACTTCTCAAGCTTTAAGTGACTTCAATCCCCAAGATTATGATGCTGTAATTTCTTTATGTGGTTGTGGCGTAAACTTACCGCAAGAATGGGTATTACGTGAAGTCTTTGAAGATTGGCATCTTGACGATCCCGAAGGCGAATCAATTGCTACCTTTCGTCGCGTTCGCGATCAAGTCAAGCAAAGAGTCGTGAATTTAATCGAGGCTCTGAGTGCAAAAGTATAATTATTAGTTTCAGACTATCTTGAAAAAGGGCATAGGGCATAGGGCATAGGTCATAGGAAAGACAGATTTTTATGCCTTTTTATCAAAAAACCTGGCGTGAATGGCTTACTTGCAAGACTAAATTTTTAGGGTGTGTTACGACGCTGCTTATGCATATTTTTCACTCAGCAAAGACATTATTTACCGTAACGCACCTGGCTTTATTTTAAAATTAAAATATCAATTAAGTTCTAATTACTCATACCTGATTCCTGACAGGCTTGTTAAAATCAGGCGACACCTCATCAAGAAAATAGGCAATGCAAAAACAAGTTAAAGTAAAACCTAATTCCAAACAGCAAAAAATTGAAGAACAAGCTGATGGTAGTTTGAATGTACATTTAAAATCTCCACCAGTAGATGGAAAAGCTAATGAAGAGTTAATTAAACTACTGGCTGAAAAATTTAAAGTACCAAAATCTTATATCACAATTAAGTCTGGTGCTACTTCTCGGCAAAAATTGGTAGAAATTGACACTGAAACTTAGTATTTAATGCCATGTATGAAAGTCTTAATGGAATTTTTAACCAGCACTCCGTACTCAGAACTCAGCACTTTCAAATCAGTGGTCAGTTAACAGCGATTAATTGTAAAGTTAACCTCTGTTAACTGATAACTGGTAAAAAACTCATACTGTCATTCTTGGTGAATGGTTATATATCCAGGTTGAGATTTAACACGTTCTATCCAAGCTTGGATAGCAGGAAATTGCGTTAAATCAAAACCACCTTCATCAGCTACATGGGTGTAAGCAAACAAAGCAATATCAGCAATAGTATAGCGATCGCCCACAAAAAAGCTGCGATCGCTTAAATGATTTTCCATCACCTTCAAGGCTGCATAACCCTTCTCCCGCCTAGATTTCATCGTTTCTTGGTGTTCTTCAGGCTTGCCTAAAATAGAGATTAAAAATCTTGATGTGGCAATAAAAGGTTCATGGCTATTTTGTTCAAAAAATAACCATTGCAGTACCTGAGCGCGCAGAAACCTATCATAAGGTAGAAATTCTGTGCCTTCACTTAAATACAGCAAGATAGCATTTGATTCTGCTAAATATTTCCCGGGTTCAATCTCCAAAAGGGGAATTTTACCGTTAGGATTTTTACTCAAAAATTCGGGTGTTCGAGTCTCGCCTTTAGTGATGTTGAGTTCAATTCTCTCAAATGGCATACCGATTTGCGTCAAGAGAAGACGAATCTTATAGCCATTACCTGAAGGTAAAAAATCGTACAGCCGCAATGTTTCCATGCCAAAAATATAATAGGGAATATGATCGAAAGAAGGGGGGGTTTAAAATACAATATCTTACCAAATGATTTTCAAAAAACCGGATATTTTTTTATTTATATTCAGCATCAGAGTGAAAATAGAATTATCTGAAGAAA contains:
- a CDS encoding ArsI/CadI family heavy metal resistance metalloenzyme, with translation MSVLKTHVALNVTNIEKSIEFYRAMFGVEPVKYKADYAKFDIPNPALNLTLNLTDSVQSGGALSHLGVQVESTQAVEAAIQRFTEAGLALFTEENTNCCYALQDKVWVTDPDGNRWEVFVVKVADTAPEENIKANANSSEIAPGLKKPCCA
- the arsC gene encoding arsenate reductase, glutathione/glutaredoxin type, which translates into the protein MKRVMFVCKKNSRRSQMAEGFARTFGEGKILVSSSGLAASEVDLVTIEVMSEIGIDISHQTSQALSDFNPQDYDAVISLCGCGVNLPQEWVLREVFEDWHLDDPEGESIATFRRVRDQVKQRVVNLIEALSAKV
- a CDS encoding DUF167 domain-containing protein, producing MQKQVKVKPNSKQQKIEEQADGSLNVHLKSPPVDGKANEELIKLLAEKFKVPKSYITIKSGATSRQKLVEIDTET
- a CDS encoding glutathione S-transferase family protein, yielding METLRLYDFLPSGNGYKIRLLLTQIGMPFERIELNITKGETRTPEFLSKNPNGKIPLLEIEPGKYLAESNAILLYLSEGTEFLPYDRFLRAQVLQWLFFEQNSHEPFIATSRFLISILGKPEEHQETMKSRREKGYAALKVMENHLSDRSFFVGDRYTIADIALFAYTHVADEGGFDLTQFPAIQAWIERVKSQPGYITIHQE